One part of the Mycobacterium marinum genome encodes these proteins:
- a CDS encoding LppP/LprE family lipoprotein, with amino-acid sequence MRGVKSLPCPVAPLTGALALVAATLTGCGSGDSIVAKTPEARTTTSAVNSNEPNAADPPPAAAEPPSSPAPADPCAVNLASPTIAKVVSELPRDPRSEQPWNPEPLAGNYNECAQLSAVVIRANTNGDNPTTRAVLFHQGKFIPQGVPDTYGFNGIDTSQCTGDTVALTYATGISGLGSVVKFRWNGNGVELISNKTG; translated from the coding sequence GTGCGCGGTGTGAAGTCGCTCCCGTGCCCAGTCGCGCCGCTTACCGGCGCGCTCGCATTGGTTGCCGCGACACTGACCGGTTGCGGCTCGGGAGACTCGATCGTCGCCAAGACCCCAGAAGCCAGAACCACCACCTCAGCCGTCAATTCCAACGAACCGAATGCGGCCGACCCACCCCCGGCGGCCGCCGAGCCCCCGAGCAGCCCCGCGCCGGCCGACCCCTGCGCCGTCAACCTCGCCTCGCCCACCATCGCAAAGGTTGTTTCCGAATTACCCCGCGATCCGCGCAGTGAGCAGCCCTGGAATCCCGAACCGCTGGCGGGCAACTACAACGAGTGTGCCCAGCTGTCGGCGGTAGTCATCAGGGCCAACACCAACGGCGATAATCCGACCACCAGAGCGGTGCTGTTCCACCAGGGCAAATTCATCCCGCAGGGCGTGCCCGATACCTACGGGTTCAACGGGATTGACACCTCGCAGTGCACCGGTGACACGGTTGCGTTGACGTACGCCACCGGCATCAGCGGGTTGGGCAGCGTCGTGAAGTTCCGATGGAATGGCAACGGCGTCGAGCTGATCAGCAATAAGACCGGGTAA
- a CDS encoding PE family protein yields MAYLTVFPDMLTGAAGDLVDIGSQLAAANTAAIGPTTTVLAAGADEVSAAIAAVFSGHGQAYQVLSAQVAAFHQRFVEALNAGAQSYVGAEAANATPLQTLEQDALGIINAPTQALVGRPLIGNGANGTAANPNGGDGGLLYGNGGNGFTQTGNNNVAGGNGGNAGLIGNGGAGGGGGTAFAGGNGGHGGLLYGNGGAGGIGGDGTGNGFGSLSGGGNGGSGGGAGLWGVGGAGGNGGAGGSPTVPGHAGGNGGNGGIGGAGGVFGNGGAGGNGGIGGTGGTGGTGGNGGIGGNGAAGGEGGLWGDGGVGGNGAIGGNSGGGFGVMNDGGSGGHGGDARLFGNGGNGGAGAVGGAGGNGADGGIGGQFFGNGGDGGAGGIGTAGLAGSGGTGGNAVGLVGNGGTGGAGGLGPIGGAGGNGGGGGVIGNGGNGGAGGAASATVGTPAPGVGGNGGAAGLFGDGGNGGAGAPGLSGLGGAGGRGGYLIGSGGNGGAGAGGGDGGYLSGNGGNGGDGVIVGNGSAGGAGGNALGLFGHGGAGGAGGHDVTTQAGLTGGNGGVGGKLIGDGGLGGDGGIGLAGTGGNGGNGGDAVGVIGNGGVGGAGGVGAFGSGGTGGNGGAGGAVGNGGAGGDAGSSGNLSPAGGGKGGNAKLVGNGGDGGAGVFGGLGGDGGTGGQLFGNMGLNGPA; encoded by the coding sequence ATGGCGTATTTGACGGTATTCCCTGACATGTTGACGGGCGCGGCAGGTGATTTGGTCGATATCGGCTCACAACTGGCGGCGGCGAACACCGCGGCTATTGGCCCTACCACCACGGTGCTGGCTGCTGGTGCTGACGAGGTGTCAGCGGCGATCGCGGCGGTGTTTTCTGGTCATGGGCAGGCCTATCAGGTGCTGAGCGCCCAGGTCGCGGCGTTTCATCAGCGGTTCGTAGAGGCGTTGAACGCTGGAGCGCAGTCCTACGTCGGAGCCGAAGCGGCCAATGCCACGCCACTGCAGACCCTGGAGCAAGACGCACTGGGCATCATCAATGCACCGACTCAGGCTCTGGTGGGCCGCCCGCTCATTGGAAACGGCGCCAATGGCACCGCGGCGAACCCCAACGGCGGTGACGGTGGCCTGTTATATGGCAACGGCGGCAACGGGTTCACGCAGACCGGGAACAACAATGTCGCTGGCGGCAATGGCGGTAATGCCGGGCTGATCGGCAACGGCGGAGCCGGCGGTGGCGGCGGGACGGCCTTCGCTGGCGGCAATGGCGGTCACGGTGGCCTGCTGTACGGCAACGGCGGGGCCGGTGGGATCGGCGGGGACGGGACCGGCAACGGTTTCGGCAGTCTTAGTGGCGGCGGTAACGGCGGCAGTGGCGGCGGCGCTGGACTGTGGGGCGTCGGTGGCGCCGGTGGCAATGGCGGCGCCGGTGGAAGCCCCACAGTCCCCGGGCACGCCGGCGGCAACGGCGGCAACGGCGGCATCGGCGGCGCAGGCGGTGTGTTCGGCAACGGCGGAGCCGGCGGCAACGGCGGTATCGGAGGTACCGGAGGTACCGGAGGTACCGGCGGCAACGGCGGTATCGGCGGCAACGGCGCTGCTGGAGGCGAGGGAGGGTTGTGGGGGGACGGCGGCGTCGGCGGGAATGGTGCGATCGGCGGTAACAGTGGTGGCGGGTTCGGTGTCATGAACGACGGTGGCTCTGGCGGCCATGGCGGCGACGCCCGCCTGTTCGGGAACGGGGGCAACGGCGGGGCAGGCGCGGTCGGGGGTGCCGGCGGCAACGGCGCCGATGGCGGCATCGGCGGTCAGTTCTTTGGCAACGGCGGTGATGGTGGGGCCGGAGGCATTGGCACTGCGGGACTAGCCGGGTCCGGGGGTACGGGTGGCAACGCCGTGGGTCTGGTGGGCAACGGTGGGACCGGAGGGGCCGGAGGCCTTGGTCCCATCGGTGGGGCCGGCGGCAACGGCGGCGGCGGTGGCGTAATTGGCAACGGCGGCAACGGCGGTGCGGGTGGCGCGGCGAGCGCCACTGTGGGAACACCCGCGCCAGGCGTCGGCGGGAATGGCGGTGCAGCAGGGCTTTTCGGAGATGGCGGTAACGGCGGGGCCGGGGCTCCTGGCTTGTCTGGGCTCGGCGGAGCCGGCGGCAGGGGCGGATACCTGATTGGAAGCGGGGGTAACGGCGGTGCCGGTGCCGGTGGCGGGGATGGCGGCTACTTGTCCGGAAATGGCGGCAACGGCGGCGACGGCGTCATTGTTGGAAATGGATCAGCTGGCGGCGCGGGCGGCAACGCACTCGGGTTGTTTGGCCACGGTGGCGCAGGTGGAGCCGGTGGCCATGACGTCACCACCCAGGCGGGTTTGACCGGCGGGAATGGCGGAGTCGGCGGCAAGTTGATCGGGGACGGTGGTCTCGGCGGCGACGGCGGCATTGGTCTGGCCGGTACCGGAGGCAACGGCGGCAACGGTGGTGATGCTGTTGGTGTCATCGGCAACGGTGGGGTGGGCGGGGCCGGCGGAGTCGGTGCTTTCGGCAGCGGTGGCACTGGCGGCAACGGCGGCGCAGGCGGTGCAGTCGGTAACGGCGGTGCTGGTGGCGACGCCGGTAGCAGCGGTAACTTGAGTCCGGCTGGCGGCGGTAAGGGCGGCAACGCAAAACTGGTGGGCAACGGCGGTGATGGCGGAGCTGGCGTCTTTGGCGGGCTCGGCGGCGACGGCGGCACGGGTGGTCAGCTTTTCGGCAATATGGGCTTGAACGGACCCGCGTAG
- a CDS encoding MFS transporter, with the protein MRNSSRGPAFLILFATLAACAGNGISIVAFPWLVLEREGSAGQASIVAGAITLPLLFSTLVAGTAVDYFGRRPVSMVSDALSGSAVAIVPLIAWAFGDDAVSVAVLAALGACSATFDPAGITARQSMLPEAAARAGWSLDRINSSYEAILNLAFVVGPGIGGLMIATVGGITTMWITAGAFGLSLLAIGALRLEGAGRPHHETRPDGLVSGVTQGLRFVWNLRVLRALALIDLTVTALYLPMESVLFPTYFSDRQQPAQLGSVLVALSLGSLVGALGYGMLSNYVSRRTIMLTAVLTLGAATTGIALLPPLPVILVLCALIGVVYGPIQPIYNYVMQTRAPHYLRGRVVGVMTSLAYAAGPLGLLLAGPVADAAGLKVAFFALALPIAITGLMCIRLPSLRELDHAPTQDISETSLL; encoded by the coding sequence ATGAGAAACAGCAGCCGAGGCCCGGCATTCCTGATCCTTTTCGCCACCTTGGCGGCCTGCGCCGGCAATGGCATTTCGATAGTCGCGTTCCCGTGGCTGGTGCTCGAGCGCGAAGGCAGCGCGGGGCAGGCGTCCATCGTGGCCGGAGCGATCACCCTGCCGCTGCTGTTCTCCACGTTGGTCGCCGGCACCGCCGTCGATTACTTCGGACGCCGGCCGGTATCCATGGTTTCCGACGCCCTGTCCGGGTCGGCCGTGGCCATCGTTCCGTTGATCGCGTGGGCGTTTGGCGACGACGCGGTCAGCGTCGCGGTGCTGGCAGCGCTGGGCGCCTGCTCGGCCACCTTCGATCCGGCCGGGATCACCGCCCGGCAGTCGATGCTGCCCGAGGCCGCCGCCCGTGCGGGGTGGTCGCTGGATCGAATCAACAGCAGCTACGAGGCGATCCTCAACCTCGCGTTTGTCGTGGGCCCCGGGATCGGCGGCCTGATGATCGCCACCGTCGGCGGGATTACCACGATGTGGATCACCGCCGGGGCATTCGGGTTGTCCCTCCTCGCCATTGGCGCGTTGCGGCTCGAGGGAGCGGGCAGACCGCACCACGAGACACGACCCGACGGGCTGGTTTCCGGCGTCACGCAGGGACTGCGTTTTGTGTGGAACCTGCGGGTGTTGCGGGCGCTGGCGTTGATCGACCTCACCGTGACGGCGCTGTATCTGCCGATGGAAAGCGTGCTGTTCCCGACGTACTTCAGCGACCGCCAACAGCCCGCGCAGCTGGGTTCGGTCCTGGTGGCGCTGTCGCTGGGCAGCCTGGTCGGCGCGCTGGGCTACGGGATGCTGTCGAACTACGTGTCGCGGCGCACGATCATGCTGACCGCGGTGCTGACCCTGGGTGCCGCGACAACCGGCATCGCGCTGCTGCCCCCGTTACCGGTCATCCTGGTGTTGTGCGCACTGATCGGCGTGGTCTATGGCCCCATCCAACCGATCTACAACTACGTGATGCAGACCCGGGCGCCGCACTATCTCCGTGGCCGGGTGGTCGGCGTGATGACGTCGCTGGCTTATGCCGCCGGCCCGTTGGGCTTGCTGCTGGCGGGTCCGGTGGCGGACGCGGCCGGGCTGAAGGTGGCTTTCTTCGCCTTGGCACTGCCCATCGCCATCACCGGGCTGATGTGTATCCGACTGCCGTCGCTGCGCGAATTGGATCACGCGCCCACCCAGGACATCAGCGAGACATCGCTGCTGTAG
- a CDS encoding PPE family protein encodes MTYPMFPPEINSALIEAGPGSAPMLGAAAAWCGLASELRAAAESFASITSDLASGAWQGPAATAMTQAAAPYAAWLCTAAAQSESAASQAGAVATAFEAARTAIVSPVIINANRALTALLANTNFFGLNFPAIAAAEGLYEEMWAQDVAVMSGYHATVSEIWSQLSQWPPLQQLLRLLPGCKAPSSSGGSPSPTPNPNPDPSPTPDPTPTPTPDPTPTPTPDPTPAPTPEPTPAPAPEPAPEPTPVEPAPVTVLPTM; translated from the coding sequence ATGACCTATCCCATGTTTCCTCCGGAAATCAATTCGGCGCTCATCGAGGCCGGCCCGGGATCGGCGCCAATGCTGGGAGCGGCGGCGGCGTGGTGCGGGTTAGCCAGCGAGTTGCGCGCGGCGGCGGAGTCCTTTGCATCGATCACGTCAGACCTGGCCAGCGGGGCATGGCAAGGCCCCGCTGCGACCGCGATGACACAGGCTGCCGCACCGTATGCCGCGTGGCTTTGCACCGCGGCCGCCCAGTCCGAGAGCGCTGCCAGTCAGGCGGGCGCGGTGGCGACGGCATTCGAGGCGGCCCGTACCGCCATAGTGTCCCCGGTCATCATCAACGCCAATCGCGCGCTAACCGCCCTGCTGGCCAATACGAACTTCTTCGGTTTGAACTTTCCCGCGATCGCGGCCGCCGAAGGTCTTTATGAGGAGATGTGGGCCCAGGATGTCGCGGTGATGAGCGGCTACCACGCCACCGTGTCGGAGATATGGTCACAGCTGTCGCAGTGGCCCCCGCTTCAGCAACTGCTGCGCCTGCTGCCCGGTTGCAAAGCGCCGTCTTCGTCGGGCGGTTCCCCGTCGCCGACACCGAACCCCAACCCTGATCCATCACCCACACCTGACCCGACGCCGACACCGACACCTGACCCGACCCCGACACCGACACCTGACCCGACACCGGCACCCACGCCCGAGCCGACCCCAGCGCCCGCACCCGAGCCCGCGCCTGAACCGACACCGGTCGAACCGGCGCCGGTGACGGTGCTACCCACGATGTAG
- a CDS encoding DEAD/DEAH box helicase — protein sequence MANPENLPAVPPATFADLQIHPSVMRAIADVGYESPTGIQAATIPALMAGSDVVGLAQTGTGKTAAFAIPILSKIDTTSTATQALVLAPTRELALQVAEAFSRYGAHLSRLNVLPVYGGSSYAIQLAGLRRGAQVVVGTPGRVIDHLERRTLDLSRVDYLVLDEADEMLTMGFAEDVERILSETPEYKQVALFSATMPPAIRKITTRYLHDPLEVKSEAKTATAENISQRYIQVAGPRKMDALTRVLEVEPFEAMIVFVRTKQATEEVAEKLRARGFSAAAINGDIPQGQRERTITALRDGGIDILVATDVAARGLDVERISHVLNYDIPHDTESYVHRIGRTGRAGRSGAALLFVSPRERHLLKLIEKATRQTLTEAELPTVEDVNAQRVAKFADSITHALSNTGIELFRRLVEDYEREHNVPMADIAAALALQSRDGEEFLLAPDPPPDQRERHPRNERKERPERRRSGGAFSTYRISVGKRHKIGPGAIVGAIANEGGLHRSDFGHITIGPDFSLVELPVKLPRETLKKLEQTRISGVLINLRPDRPADKAYKARRNDGGKPRRKRLG from the coding sequence ATGGCCAACCCCGAAAACCTGCCTGCGGTACCCCCTGCCACCTTCGCCGACCTACAGATTCATCCGTCGGTCATGCGAGCAATCGCCGACGTCGGTTACGAGTCCCCGACGGGGATTCAGGCCGCTACCATCCCCGCGCTGATGGCGGGTTCCGACGTGGTGGGGCTGGCGCAGACCGGCACCGGCAAGACGGCGGCGTTCGCGATCCCGATTCTGTCCAAAATCGACACCACCAGCACCGCAACCCAGGCGCTCGTGCTGGCCCCCACCCGCGAGCTGGCCCTTCAGGTGGCTGAGGCGTTTAGTCGGTACGGCGCCCATCTATCGCGCCTCAACGTGCTTCCGGTTTATGGCGGATCGTCGTATGCCATACAACTGGCCGGTCTGCGGCGCGGCGCGCAGGTTGTGGTGGGGACACCCGGGCGGGTCATCGACCACCTGGAACGACGAACGCTTGATCTGTCCCGGGTGGACTACTTGGTGCTCGACGAGGCAGACGAGATGCTCACCATGGGCTTCGCCGAAGACGTTGAACGCATCCTGTCCGAAACCCCGGAATACAAGCAGGTCGCATTGTTCTCGGCGACCATGCCGCCGGCAATCCGAAAAATCACCACTAGATATCTGCACGATCCGCTGGAAGTCAAATCCGAAGCGAAAACCGCTACCGCCGAAAATATTTCGCAGCGGTACATCCAGGTGGCCGGTCCGCGCAAGATGGATGCGCTTACCCGGGTGCTCGAGGTCGAGCCGTTTGAGGCGATGATCGTGTTTGTCCGCACCAAACAGGCCACCGAGGAGGTTGCCGAGAAGCTGCGGGCACGAGGGTTTTCCGCGGCGGCCATCAACGGCGATATTCCGCAGGGACAGCGCGAGCGAACCATCACGGCGCTGCGCGACGGCGGCATCGACATCCTGGTCGCCACCGACGTGGCCGCGCGCGGGCTGGACGTCGAGCGGATATCGCATGTGCTCAACTACGACATCCCGCACGACACCGAGTCCTACGTGCACCGAATTGGGCGCACCGGTCGGGCCGGGCGTTCGGGTGCGGCATTGTTGTTTGTCTCCCCGCGGGAGCGACACCTGCTCAAACTGATCGAAAAGGCCACTCGGCAAACACTGACCGAGGCCGAGTTGCCCACCGTGGAAGACGTCAACGCCCAGCGGGTGGCGAAGTTCGCCGATTCCATCACCCATGCGCTGAGCAATACGGGCATCGAGTTGTTCCGCAGGCTGGTCGAGGACTACGAGCGCGAGCACAACGTCCCGATGGCTGACATCGCTGCGGCGCTGGCATTGCAGTCGCGCGACGGCGAGGAATTCCTGCTGGCGCCCGATCCGCCACCAGATCAGCGCGAGCGCCATCCCCGCAATGAGCGCAAGGAACGTCCGGAGAGGCGCAGAAGCGGCGGCGCCTTCAGCACGTATCGCATCTCGGTTGGCAAACGGCACAAAATCGGTCCGGGCGCGATCGTCGGCGCCATCGCCAACGAGGGCGGATTGCACCGCAGCGACTTCGGCCACATCACTATCGGGCCGGATTTCTCGCTGGTGGAGCTGCCGGTCAAACTGCCCCGCGAAACACTGAAAAAGCTCGAACAAACCAGGATTTCGGGTGTGTTGATCAACCTTCGCCCCGACCGCCCCGCCGATAAGGCGTACAAGGCGCGCCGCAACGATGGTGGCAAACCTCGGCGGAAACGCCTCGGATGA
- a CDS encoding acyltransferase family protein — protein sequence MTLPEATDAQGGLEQISHVDRVASLTGIRAVAALLVVATHAAYTTGKYTHGYWGLVSARMEIGVPIFFVLSGFLLFRPWVHSAVTGAPPPSLRRYTAHRVRRIMPAYVVVVLIAYVIYHYRIAGPNPGHSWMGLVRNLTLTQIYTDGYLGSYLHQGLTQMWSLAVEASFYVLLPFLAYLLLVVISRRRWQPKLVVGALLAMATITPGWLVLIHTVSLFPDGARLWLPSYLAWFLGGMLLTVLQAMKVQCYALAALPLATICYFIVATPIAGAPTTSPSALTEAVVKACFYTVIATLAVAPLALGDQGWYSQLLASRPMVWLGEISYEIFLVHLVTMEFAMVYVVRYRVYTGSMLNLFIATMVITIPLAWVLHRFTRVRSE from the coding sequence ATGACCCTGCCCGAAGCCACCGACGCCCAAGGCGGACTTGAGCAGATCTCGCACGTGGATCGGGTTGCGTCGCTGACCGGAATCCGTGCGGTCGCCGCACTGCTGGTGGTCGCCACCCACGCGGCCTACACCACCGGCAAGTACACCCATGGCTACTGGGGCCTGGTGTCGGCCCGGATGGAGATCGGCGTGCCGATCTTCTTCGTGCTATCCGGCTTCCTGCTGTTCCGCCCGTGGGTGCACTCCGCGGTCACCGGCGCTCCTCCGCCTTCATTGCGCCGCTACACGGCACACCGGGTGCGCCGCATCATGCCTGCCTATGTGGTCGTCGTGCTGATCGCCTACGTGATCTACCACTACCGCATCGCCGGACCGAACCCCGGACACAGCTGGATGGGGTTGGTGCGCAACCTCACGCTGACCCAGATCTACACCGACGGGTACCTGGGTTCATACCTGCATCAGGGATTGACCCAAATGTGGAGCCTGGCGGTGGAGGCCTCCTTCTACGTATTGCTCCCGTTCCTGGCCTACCTGCTGCTGGTGGTGATCAGCCGACGCCGCTGGCAGCCGAAGTTGGTGGTCGGTGCGTTGCTCGCGATGGCCACCATCACCCCGGGCTGGCTGGTGCTGATACACACCGTTTCGTTGTTTCCCGACGGAGCTCGCCTGTGGTTGCCCAGCTATCTCGCCTGGTTCTTGGGCGGCATGTTGCTGACGGTCCTACAGGCGATGAAGGTGCAATGCTATGCACTCGCGGCGCTACCATTGGCCACCATCTGCTATTTCATCGTCGCCACGCCGATCGCGGGTGCCCCCACCACGTCGCCCTCGGCGCTGACCGAAGCCGTGGTCAAAGCCTGCTTCTATACCGTGATCGCCACGCTGGCCGTAGCGCCATTGGCCCTGGGGGATCAGGGCTGGTATTCCCAACTGCTTGCCAGCCGGCCGATGGTCTGGCTCGGTGAAATCTCCTATGAGATCTTCCTGGTCCACCTGGTGACGATGGAATTCGCGATGGTCTACGTGGTCCGGTACCGGGTGTACACCGGCTCCATGCTGAACCTGTTCATCGCCACCATGGTCATCACGATCCCGCTGGCCTGGGTGCTACACCGCTTTACCCGGGTCAGGTCCGAGTAG
- a CDS encoding FAD-binding oxidoreductase, whose translation MNADVLASLIAGLPDGMVVTDPNVTEGYRQDRALDPSAGKPLAVVRPRCTEEVQTILRWAGANRVAVVTRGAGSGLSGGATALDGGIVLSTEKMRDITIDPVTRIAVCQPGLFNAEVKKAAAEHGLWYPPDPSSFEICSIGGNIATNAGGLCCVKYGVTTDYVLGMQVVLADGTAVRLGGPRLKDVAGLSLTKLFVGSEGTLGVITEVTLRLLPAQNAAAVVVASFASVESAVDAVLGVSARIRPSMLEFMDSVAINAVEDTLRMDLDRGAAAMLVASSDERGQAGRDDAELMAAVFAEHGATEVFSTTDPDEGEAFVAARRFCIPAVEAKGSLLLEDVGVPLPNLGKLVTGIARIAQERDLMISVIAHAGDGNTHPLLVYDPSDAAMAERAQLAYGEIMDLAVGLGGTITGEHGVGRLKRPWLEGYLGPDVMDLNRRIKQALDPLDILNPGSGI comes from the coding sequence GTGAATGCGGATGTGCTGGCCAGCCTGATCGCCGGCTTGCCCGACGGCATGGTGGTCACCGATCCCAACGTCACCGAGGGCTACCGACAGGACCGTGCCCTTGACCCGTCGGCGGGCAAGCCGCTGGCCGTGGTCCGGCCACGATGCACCGAAGAAGTGCAGACCATCCTGCGGTGGGCCGGCGCGAACCGCGTTGCCGTGGTGACCCGCGGAGCCGGTTCCGGATTGTCGGGCGGGGCCACCGCCCTGGACGGCGGAATCGTGCTGTCCACCGAGAAGATGCGCGATATCACGATCGACCCGGTCACCCGCATCGCGGTCTGTCAGCCCGGCCTGTTCAACGCCGAGGTGAAGAAGGCCGCCGCCGAACACGGACTGTGGTATCCGCCGGATCCGTCGTCGTTCGAAATCTGCAGCATCGGGGGCAACATCGCCACCAATGCGGGCGGATTGTGCTGTGTGAAGTACGGCGTCACCACTGACTACGTGCTGGGCATGCAGGTCGTGCTCGCCGATGGCACCGCGGTGCGGTTGGGCGGTCCGCGGCTCAAGGATGTCGCCGGGCTGAGCCTGACAAAACTGTTCGTCGGCAGCGAGGGCACCCTGGGCGTCATCACGGAGGTGACGCTGCGCCTGCTTCCCGCGCAAAACGCGGCCGCCGTCGTGGTGGCCAGCTTCGCGTCGGTGGAATCCGCGGTGGACGCGGTGCTCGGTGTTTCCGCGCGGATTCGTCCCTCGATGCTCGAATTCATGGATTCGGTGGCGATCAACGCGGTGGAGGACACGCTGCGCATGGACCTGGATCGCGGTGCCGCGGCGATGCTGGTGGCCAGCTCCGACGAGCGCGGACAGGCCGGCCGCGACGATGCCGAACTGATGGCCGCGGTATTTGCCGAACATGGTGCAACAGAAGTGTTTTCCACCACCGACCCCGACGAGGGTGAGGCGTTCGTCGCGGCCCGCCGCTTCTGCATCCCGGCGGTAGAGGCCAAGGGATCCCTGTTGCTCGAAGATGTCGGCGTGCCGCTACCCAATCTGGGCAAGCTGGTCACCGGAATCGCCCGGATCGCGCAGGAGCGCGACCTGATGATCTCGGTGATCGCGCATGCGGGTGACGGCAATACGCACCCCTTGCTCGTCTACGACCCCTCCGACGCCGCCATGGCCGAGCGCGCACAGCTCGCCTACGGCGAAATCATGGATCTTGCCGTAGGCCTGGGCGGAACGATCACGGGCGAACACGGCGTGGGCCGGTTGAAGCGGCCGTGGCTGGAAGGCTATCTCGGGCCCGATGTGATGGACCTCAACCGCCGCATCAAACAGGCGTTGGACCCCCTGGACATCCTCAACCCCGGTAGCGGGATCTAG
- a CDS encoding TetR/AcrR family transcriptional regulator: MGRTDWLAAHRSEVAADRILDAAERLYTEHDPASIGMNEIARAAGCSRATLYRYFESREALRTAYVHRETLRLGHEIMQQIGDIDDPRDQLITSITATLRMVRQRPALAAWFASTRPPIGGELAGQSEVIAGLAAAFLQSLGPEAPAAVERRARWTVRVIVSLLMFPGQDEADERAMLEEFVAPVVTPFPTRR; encoded by the coding sequence ATGGGCCGAACCGACTGGCTGGCAGCGCACCGCAGCGAGGTCGCCGCCGACCGGATACTCGACGCCGCCGAGCGGCTCTATACCGAGCACGACCCGGCTTCGATCGGGATGAACGAAATCGCCAGGGCGGCAGGCTGTTCCCGGGCCACCCTGTATCGATACTTCGAGAGTCGTGAGGCGCTCAGAACCGCCTACGTGCACCGCGAGACGCTCCGGCTGGGGCACGAGATCATGCAGCAGATCGGCGACATCGATGATCCACGCGATCAGCTGATCACCAGCATCACCGCCACCTTGCGAATGGTCCGCCAGCGGCCGGCCCTGGCGGCGTGGTTCGCCTCCACCCGACCACCGATCGGCGGTGAGTTGGCCGGACAATCCGAGGTGATCGCGGGACTGGCCGCCGCATTCCTGCAGTCTTTGGGCCCCGAAGCCCCCGCCGCGGTGGAGCGCCGGGCTCGTTGGACCGTGCGGGTGATCGTCTCGCTGTTGATGTTCCCCGGCCAGGACGAAGCCGACGAGCGGGCGATGCTCGAGGAATTCGTCGCTCCGGTTGTAACACCGTTTCCCACCCGCCGCTAG
- a CDS encoding cytochrome P450, with product MSVDVSHRAPVAFQLATAATWPDPWPMYRALRDQDPVHHVIPTHQPDQDYYVLSRHADVWAAARDHQTFSSAQGLTVNYGDLEMIGLQDNPPMVMQDPPAHTEFRKLVSRGFTPRQVEAVEPKVRDFVVERIERLRAQGGGDIVTDLFKPLPSMVVAHYLGVPEQDRAQFDGWTQAIVAANTAEGGIAGALATVGDAVGSMMAYFTSLIERRRAKPEDDTISHLVAAGVGADGDIAGTLSILAFTFTMVTGGNDTVTGMLGGSMPLLHRRPDQRRLLTDNPELITDAVEELLRLTSPVQGLARTVTHDVTIGNVTIPAGRRALLLYGSANRDERQYGPDAGELDVRRCPRNILTFSHGAHHCLGAAAARMQSRVALTELLARCPDFEVDESRIVWSGGSYVRRPLSLPFEVRS from the coding sequence ATGTCAGTGGATGTGTCTCACCGCGCGCCTGTTGCGTTCCAGTTGGCCACCGCCGCAACCTGGCCGGATCCCTGGCCGATGTACCGGGCGCTGCGAGACCAGGATCCGGTGCACCACGTCATCCCGACCCACCAGCCCGACCAGGACTACTACGTGCTGTCGCGCCACGCCGACGTGTGGGCAGCGGCCCGCGACCACCAGACCTTCTCCTCGGCGCAGGGCTTGACCGTCAACTATGGCGATCTGGAAATGATTGGGCTGCAAGATAACCCGCCCATGGTCATGCAGGATCCACCAGCCCATACCGAGTTCCGGAAGTTGGTGTCACGCGGTTTCACCCCGCGCCAGGTCGAAGCGGTGGAGCCCAAGGTGCGCGATTTCGTCGTCGAGCGAATCGAGCGGCTGCGCGCCCAGGGGGGCGGCGACATCGTCACCGACCTGTTCAAGCCCTTGCCGTCGATGGTGGTCGCACACTATCTCGGGGTACCCGAACAGGACCGGGCACAGTTCGATGGGTGGACCCAGGCCATCGTCGCGGCCAACACCGCCGAGGGCGGCATCGCGGGCGCGTTGGCCACGGTCGGCGATGCGGTCGGGTCGATGATGGCCTACTTCACCTCGCTGATCGAGCGCCGCCGCGCCAAACCCGAGGACGACACGATTTCTCACCTGGTTGCCGCCGGAGTCGGCGCGGACGGCGACATCGCGGGCACGCTGTCGATCCTGGCGTTCACATTCACCATGGTCACCGGCGGCAATGACACCGTTACCGGAATGCTCGGCGGCTCCATGCCCCTGCTCCACCGGCGACCCGACCAACGCCGGCTTCTGACCGACAATCCAGAGCTCATCACCGATGCGGTCGAGGAACTGCTGCGGCTCACCTCGCCGGTGCAGGGCCTGGCCCGCACCGTCACCCACGACGTGACGATCGGGAATGTCACCATCCCCGCCGGTCGCCGAGCGCTGCTGCTCTACGGTTCGGCCAACCGGGATGAGCGCCAATACGGTCCTGATGCCGGCGAACTCGATGTACGGCGCTGCCCGCGCAACATCCTGACGTTCAGCCATGGCGCGCACCACTGCCTGGGCGCGGCCGCGGCCCGGATGCAGTCCCGGGTCGCGCTGACCGAACTATTGGCGCGCTGCCCGGACTTCGAGGTCGACGAGTCACGCATCGTGTGGTCCGGCGGCAGCTACGTCCGGCGCCCGCTGTCGCTGCCGTTTGAAGTGAGGTCTTGA